ggagggacCTAGATAAGGTGGTAGAAGTTGGACTGCCCAGCAAAAGGCTCTGAGTCATGCGCGTGTGCGCAGGTGCCCATGCGTGTGCATGTGCACATCTGTGTGTGCTGAGGGCCCTTGTGAGGGTAAAAAGGATGGAATGTGACCTCTGGTGTTTTATTTCTTTGGAGGGAATTTCTAGGAATAGTTCCTGGCtcccagctgctgagaagctctatTGTATGTGAGGTGCACTATTCTGTGCTGCCACCTACAGGAAAAGCCATGGGCGTAGCTTCCTGGAAAGATTGGGCAGAAGGTGAGGAAATGGGTTTAGGGTGGGGAAATGGGGTGGGAAACAGGCTTGAGCAAGGCTTGGATAAAATGAGAGGTGAGGCAAGTGTTTGGAAGTGGTTTGAGGAAAGGATGGATCCTAATCCGCGGATCCAGGATCACTAGATCCTGTCTAGGACCCTCTCCTTTCTGTTGACCTGCTCTTTCCTGGGTAGGAGAGGGGCTTGCCAACGTATCCTTGGCTCATTCTCCAGAACTGTTGCTTCAGTAGTGACCTTTGTTCCCACCTTTTTCCTTTCACCAAGTAATGGGCATAAAGGAGATGTGAATGGGGCAGGAGGTGTCCTTTGATGGCATCAGGACTTCAGCTTTATCCATCTCTGATTTCAGTTGCAGTGTGATGAACATTGTATGGAAGCTTAGACTCAACTGGAGTTAAATTTAAACACCTCAAATGACCACAATTCCTCCTCTCCTACCTTGGAAGGAACCTTATAGGGTCCCCCAGAtcctccaactttttttttgtcctgAGAAACATGGAGTTCCTTCACTACTCCGGGACCCAGCCAGTTGCATTTCTTAGGCAGGCTCAAGGCTTTGGCAAGATACTGATAAAGGTGTTTAGATTGTTGcccaaaacactgaaagaaactaGCCTCAGCCCTGAACCAAATTCCTTAAACCCTCTCATGAACTCTTTACCCTGATGCCCTTACTGTGGGGATAAGTGGAACATCTTTTACTCTCCCTTTCATAACGATATACTTCAGCCTGCTCTGTAAATGCTTGGGACCAATCACCTGGAGTTGAGTGTTTCTTTGGATTCCCAACTAGCCCCATGTTGGGATGATTGGGATACCTTGTGGGAACTCTCTTGCCACTTTTGGGGTGACTTTAGCTGTGAATTTAGCCCAGATGGAAGAATCCTTGTCAGAAGTTGTTAGCTTACTCAAACCCTTACAAGCACAGGGGTACTTATAGTGGCATTAATGCTTCAGGATAGTCTTCCAACAGTGGACACACCTTGGTATTCTGTTCTGGGCATTCTGTACATTTCCCAGAGGTAGGCCCAGTGTCTACCAAAGGAATGTAATGCCATGCCATGCTCTTATGGGTTTCTTCTTTCGTACCTAttttggtgtgtgtgggggtactgaggattgaacccaggggtgcttaatcactgatccacatccccaaccctttttattttttattttgaggaagggTTTCAACTTAGCTTCAATAggttaagttgatgaggctggcctcaaacttgaaaacctcctgccttggtctcctgagtcactgggatcacaggtgtgcaccatcacacccagcttcTCTGTATTTTATCCTGCTTcctcccctctgcttcctgagtCAACCTTTCAAATACAGGATTACCTATACCCACGCCCTTATCTCAGGCTCTGCTGTTGAGGAACTCAAACTAAGACAATGCTTTTGGTGTCCTTGTTCCCAGAGAACTCCAGTTTGGGCTGTTGACTGGGCAGAGGACTTTCTTTCCCCCCCTCCCTCCACTCTATTGATCCCCCACTCCCTGCCAATCTCTTCATTTCCAATCtttgcctgacctctctcagcagAGAGAACTTCTTTTCAATATGTCTCTACACAAACTGCaccctttcctttcttcttataTCCTTGTAAAGATTGGTAGTGTGGTCTTGTGGTTGTGAATAATGATTCCCCAGCCAGGTTATAAGCAAGCCccttatgttagtcagcttttcatcactgtgaccgaagtacctgacaggaacaacttagagaaagaaaagtttcttttgattcacagtttcagaggtctcagtctattgTTAGCtgcctccattgctctggacctgaagtaagacagaacatcatggtggaagggcctgATGGAAAAAAGCTATGCAGCTGTGAGAACCAACCAGCCAGAAaggagggggggggagggagggagggggggaggggggagggagggggaggggggagggagggaggggggagggagggggagggagggggagggagggggaggggggagggagggagggggagggggagagagagaagaggaagaggggagaggaggccAGGGACAGTGATAGTCCAAGGCCATGCCCAagtgatctacttcctccaaCAATGTCCAgcctcccagtagtccattcagctatcagtggattaatccagcaAATAGATTTATATAAGGTCAGAACTCTAGTCATTGCTTAAAAGTTCCACCTCTAAATCTTGCTGTAATGGGGGCCATACCtccatgaacttttggggacattccagatccaaaccacaacaccCCTTAAACCTCCATGCATTTCTGTCTCCTCCTCAACAGACCTAGCACCATTCCTTACACTGAAAAGTTGTCATTGACAACCCAACCAAAGTCCAGAGGGTGGAGAGAAACTCCCAAAACAAGAGATGGTTGGGGGTGGACTGGGAGCTGAGGAAAAAGGGAACTCAGCAGGGTTGGGAGGCTGAAAACAGGCCAAGTGAGAGCAGCTGAGAAACTGAGTTGTGTGGGTCACCTCTGCTGAATGCATGCCAAGGAGGCCAGGAAGCATAAGCACTGCAGAAGGCATGCTGGAAGGATTGGggggcagaaatgaagaagggacAAGAACAAaagcaggggctggagttgtggctcagtgacagagcacttgcctcgcatatgtgaagcactgggtttgatcctcagtgttAGGTCAGTTGAAGTGGCTAAGGGAACAAACAGCCAACAACCAATCAGGTGCCAACAGACAAGCAGTGATAATCACCTGTCAATCAGTGGGGTCTCCTGACTGATCCTGGAAGGACATGGAATTCAGCAAGATCTCCAGACCAACCCCAGGAGAACAAgccctttcctgtcccaagctCTCCCTTCTTGCCCCAAGCCTGATAAAATTACAAACCAGCTGAGCCTGGGTGCAACTCCACCGGACCACTCTATTCTACTGGAGGGTCTTGCGCAGAGcgaatctcaataaagccttgttCAGCAGCTTTTAGTCTGCCTCCTTTTCTTCACTGGTGCCTGACCTTACACTCAGAATcacataaaataagtaaacaaaataaagatattgtgtccatgtattaaaaaaaaaaaaagcagggttCAGGGTCAGTATCAACTGAGTGTTTCTGCACCCTCAGCTTCATTCTGTTTCCTAGGGAGGCAGGCTCCCACACGCCTGGACCTGTTAGTGATGGGAAAGAATGGGGTGAGGGAGGGGCCCCAGGAAAAGGCCAGGATGAGCCTCATCTTGTCCCTTCCCATTCTTGCCTCACCCTCTGCAAATGTGATAGACATTGGCACCTGatgcattgctgcctcatctttcAGTTTCCCCAGGCCTCTGAAGGTCCCCAGCCCTACCTGCTCCTAGCTGGGTAAGTAGATCTGCCCATGCCCTTTTTCTCCACACTGCCCACTTTTAAGGGGCGGAGATGGTAGTAGTGACAGCCTAAATTTAGGACAGCCTAAAGTTAGGAATGGGGGCCTGAGTAAATTTAGGACAGCCCAAAGTTAGGACTTCTGGGCTCTGGGAGGTGCCAGGAGTGAAGGCTACCTGACCTGAAGCAGAGGATGTAGGTTCTAAGAAGGAGTGGTATTTGAATTGGGGGTCAGGATCCTCCATGTCAAGATTCCCAGAGAGAAGAAGGGCAGGCTGCAGGGAAGTGGAGGGAAGCACAGTTCCTTCTCACCTAGCATTGGAGGCAATGTGGACTTATGCCCCACTTCTGAATGCCCTCTGTGGCCTCTTCCAGCCCCGCAGGAGAAGAAGGATGTCAGTCTGCTACCGGCCCCCTGGGAATGAGACACTGCTGAGCTGGAAGGCCTCAAGGACCACTGGAACGGCCTTTCTATTGCTGGCGGCGCTGCTGGGGCTGCCCGGTAATGGCTTCGTAGTGTGGAGTCTGGCTGGCTGGCGGCCCGCACGTGGGCGACCACTGGCGGCCACGCTAGTACTGCACCTGGCGCTGGCCGATGGCTCGGTCCTGCTGCTCACACCGCTCTTTGTAGCCTTCCTGACCGGGCAAGCCTGGCCGCTGGGCCAGGCGGGCTGCAAGGCTGTGTACTACGTGTGCGCCCTCAGCATGTACGCCAGTGTGCTGCTCACCGGCCTGCTCAGCCTGCAGCGTTGCCTCGCCGTCACCCGCCCCTTCCTGGCGCCCCGGTTGCGCAGCCCGGCTCTGGCCCGTCGCCTACTGCTGGCAGTCTGGCTGGCGGCCTTGTTGCTTGCTGTCCCGGCCGCGGTCTACCGCCATCTCTGGGGGGACCGCGTTTGCCAGCTGTGCCACCCGTCGCCCGCCCACGCCGCCGCCCACCTgagcctggagactctgaccgccTTTGTGCTTCCTTTTGGGCTAGTGCTTGGCTGTTACAGCGTGACGCTGGCGCGGCTGCGGGGTGCCCGCTGGGGGTCTGGGAAGCAGGGGTCGCGGGTGGGCCGGCTGGTGAGTGCCATCGTGCTCACCTTCGGCTTGCTCTGGGCTCCCTACCATGCAGTCAACCTACTGCAAGCGGTGGCAGCACTCGCtccaccagaaggtgccttggcgAGGCTCGGCGGCGCCGGCCAGGCAGCGCGGGCTGGAACGACAGCCTTGGCCTTCTTCAGCTCTAGCGTCAACCCAGTGCTCTACGTCTTCACCGCTGGGGATCTGCTGCCTCGGGCCGGTCCCCGGTTCCTCACACGGCTCTTCGAGGGCTCTGGAGAAGCCCGAGGGGGCAGCCGCTCCAGGGAGGGTACCATGGAGCTCCGAACTACTCCCCGGCTACAAGTAGTGGGGCCGGGAAAGGGCAATGGAGACCCAGGAGGTGGGGTGGAGAGGGGCAGTCAGGAATGGAATCCTTGACACCAAACCCTACAACCATGTCTGCTTTTCCCTACCACTTTTCATCTTCCCTGAAACTCACTCCTCTGAGGCATTTGGGAACCCTTTTCCAATTAATTTGGATCTGACTGTGTAGGATTATTACATACCTGGGGCAGGTCCAGATTCCTCAAAACGGAGGGACTTTGAGGATAGTGATGACCCTTATTAAAAAATGCTGTGTGCTTGCAAGTTGGCATGTACCCATGTGCCAGCATTGCTTACTTGTTGCCAGTGAGTTTATTGTGAAATACATTGGGAAGTCATTAGATGATGACTTAAGTGAGTTTCCCCTTTGGTGGTTTATCCTGAGTAAGTTGTACTAAAGCCACATAATTCCCAGGTAGATCAACCTTGCCAGGGCTGGACAGTATCAGCCTTCAGTGGTGTCTTGTGCTGTTCTCCTCAGCCCAGGTGGCCTGGTTCCCCTAGGCCTACGCATAGAACTACCTGGCAAATGGAGAAAGAGCAAGGGAAGGTGTGGGAGTTTGGATGGGGGATGAGGATGAGATCCATTCTTTGGACTCCTAACAAAGCTGCCTGGGGGAAGAAACTGGATCTTCAAGGAGAAAGTAAATCTGTGGGGTTTGAAAGGAGTGTGTTCCTGTCTTACTTGTTGGTACAAAGAGGCACATGGGTGGGCAGTGGTGTAGGGGCCTGGAAATCTGAGATTTACATCCCTCTCTGACCATCTAACACCACCCCCAAAGCAACTTAACTTGAAAAAGAGCTCAGGAGCCTGTTCGTGCTTCACCAGGGGTTGTTTGGAGGTTAAGGGATTATGGGGAATGACAGG
This region of Callospermophilus lateralis isolate mCalLat2 chromosome 3, mCalLat2.hap1, whole genome shotgun sequence genomic DNA includes:
- the Ltb4r2 gene encoding leukotriene B4 receptor 2 — translated: MSVCYRPPGNETLLSWKASRTTGTAFLLLAALLGLPGNGFVVWSLAGWRPARGRPLAATLVLHLALADGSVLLLTPLFVAFLTGQAWPLGQAGCKAVYYVCALSMYASVLLTGLLSLQRCLAVTRPFLAPRLRSPALARRLLLAVWLAALLLAVPAAVYRHLWGDRVCQLCHPSPAHAAAHLSLETLTAFVLPFGLVLGCYSVTLARLRGARWGSGKQGSRVGRLVSAIVLTFGLLWAPYHAVNLLQAVAALAPPEGALARLGGAGQAARAGTTALAFFSSSVNPVLYVFTAGDLLPRAGPRFLTRLFEGSGEARGGSRSREGTMELRTTPRLQVVGPGKGNGDPGGGVERGSQEWNP